A genomic stretch from Streptomyces venezuelae ATCC 10712 includes:
- the dnaB gene encoding replicative DNA helicase, which yields MSVPEPMDDPWADGGPSDRLPTRTRGEGRGRGRGRDDQHERGGEGGPWDGGLSGFERVPPQDLDAEQSVLGGMLLSKDAIADVVEIIKGHDFYKPAHETVYAAILDLYAKGEPADPITVGAELTKRGEITRVGGASYLHTLVQSVPTAANASYYAEIVHERAVLRRLVEAGTKITQMGYAADGDVDEIVNSAQAEIYAVTEQRTTEDYLPLGDIMEGALDEIEAIGSRSGEMTGVPTGFTDLDSLTNGLHPGQMIIIAARPAMGKSTLALDFARAASIKHNLPSVIFSLEMGRNEIAMRLLSAEARVALHHMRSGTMTDEDWTRLARRMPDVSQAPLYIDDSPNLSMMEIRAKCRRLKQRNGLKLVIIDYLQLMQSGGSKRQESRQQEVSDMSRNLKLLAKELELPVIALSQLNRGPEQRTDKKPMVSDLRESGSIEQDADMVILLHREDAYEKESPRAGEADIIVGKHRNGPTATITVAFQGHYSRFVDMAQT from the coding sequence GTGAGCGTTCCCGAGCCCATGGACGACCCCTGGGCCGACGGCGGACCGAGCGACCGACTGCCCACCCGCACCCGGGGTGAGGGACGCGGCCGCGGCCGTGGCCGGGACGACCAGCACGAGCGGGGCGGCGAGGGCGGACCGTGGGACGGCGGACTCTCCGGCTTCGAGCGCGTCCCCCCGCAGGACCTCGACGCCGAGCAGTCCGTCCTCGGCGGCATGCTGCTCTCCAAAGACGCCATCGCCGACGTCGTGGAGATCATCAAGGGCCACGACTTCTACAAGCCCGCCCACGAGACCGTCTACGCCGCGATCCTCGACCTCTACGCCAAGGGCGAGCCAGCCGACCCGATCACGGTGGGCGCCGAACTCACCAAGCGCGGGGAGATCACCCGCGTCGGCGGAGCCTCCTATCTCCACACCCTGGTCCAGTCGGTACCGACCGCCGCGAACGCCTCGTACTACGCGGAGATCGTGCACGAGCGGGCCGTACTGCGCCGCCTCGTCGAAGCCGGCACCAAGATCACGCAGATGGGGTACGCGGCCGACGGCGACGTCGACGAGATCGTGAACTCGGCCCAGGCCGAGATCTACGCGGTCACCGAGCAGCGCACCACCGAGGACTACCTGCCGCTCGGCGACATCATGGAGGGCGCCCTCGACGAGATCGAGGCGATCGGCTCCCGCAGCGGCGAGATGACCGGTGTCCCCACCGGCTTCACCGACCTCGACTCGCTGACCAACGGTCTGCACCCCGGCCAGATGATCATCATCGCGGCCCGTCCCGCCATGGGTAAGTCGACGCTCGCCCTGGACTTCGCCCGGGCGGCGTCCATCAAGCACAACCTGCCCAGCGTCATCTTCTCCCTCGAAATGGGCCGCAACGAGATCGCGATGCGTCTGCTGTCGGCGGAGGCCCGGGTCGCGCTCCACCACATGCGCTCCGGCACGATGACCGACGAGGACTGGACCCGCCTCGCCCGCCGGATGCCGGACGTCTCGCAGGCCCCGCTGTACATCGACGACTCCCCGAACCTGTCGATGATGGAGATCCGGGCGAAGTGCCGCCGGCTCAAGCAGCGCAACGGCCTCAAGCTCGTCATCATCGACTATCTGCAGCTCATGCAGTCGGGTGGCTCCAAGCGGCAGGAGAGCCGGCAGCAAGAGGTCTCCGACATGTCGCGAAACCTCAAGCTCCTCGCCAAGGAGCTGGAGCTGCCCGTGATCGCGCTCTCGCAGCTGAACCGTGGCCCCGAGCAGCGCACCGACAAGAAGCCGATGGTCTCCGACCTCCGTGAGTCCGGCTCGATCGAGCAGGACGCGGACATGGTCATCCTGCTGCACCGTGAGGACGCCTACGAGAAGGAGTCACCGCGCGCGGGCGAGGCTGACATCATCGTGGGCAAGCACCGAAACGGCCCCACGGCCACCATCACCGTGGCCTTCCAGGGCCACTACTCCCGCTTCGTGGACATGGCCCAGACCTGA